A single Candidatus Desulfatibia profunda DNA region contains:
- a CDS encoding cupin domain-containing protein, whose product MFYKSDSGGYKQVLEGITLKTLVYGEKTLFAEFRLEKGADLPKHSHPHEQTGYLVSGRMQLSIGDKTFEAEPGDCWSIPGNVDHAAKIIEDSIAVEVFSPVREDYLPG is encoded by the coding sequence ATGTTCTACAAAAGCGATAGCGGCGGTTACAAGCAGGTACTTGAAGGAATAACGCTGAAGACGCTGGTATATGGTGAAAAAACACTTTTTGCCGAATTCCGTTTGGAAAAGGGTGCCGATCTGCCCAAACACAGCCACCCCCATGAACAGACAGGTTACCTGGTATCCGGCCGCATGCAGCTTTCCATCGGTGATAAGACCTTTGAGGCCGAACCCGGAGACTGCTGGAGTATACCTGGAAATGTCGATCATGCTGCAAAAATAATTGAGGATTCGATCGCCGTAGAAGTTTTCTCACCGGTGCGTGAGGATTATTTGCCGGGCTGA